A portion of the Deltaproteobacteria bacterium genome contains these proteins:
- a CDS encoding cobalamin B12-binding domain-containing protein has protein sequence MVAIKFYLVVVLRQVLIQRTDPTKWDGVDVSANQSGSASVVRVLVAKPGLDGHDRGAKVVARGLRDAGFEVIYTGLHQTPDMVVAAALQEDVDVIGLSILSGAHLPLVHAVQDRMKAANIKKPIFVGGIIPPDDAKALLDSGVAAVFGPGSSIKEISDRIHELVDHA, from the coding sequence ATGGTTGCGATCAAGTTTTATCTCGTAGTAGTTTTGCGTCAAGTTCTCATACAACGAACGGACCCAACAAAATGGGATGGAGTAGATGTGTCGGCAAATCAGTCTGGTTCAGCGAGTGTGGTGAGGGTTTTGGTCGCAAAGCCAGGTCTTGATGGACACGATCGCGGTGCAAAGGTTGTGGCCCGAGGCTTACGAGATGCTGGATTTGAAGTCATTTATACCGGTCTCCACCAAACGCCCGATATGGTTGTAGCGGCGGCGCTTCAAGAGGACGTCGATGTGATTGGTCTTTCCATATTGTCTGGCGCCCATTTACCGCTTGTGCACGCGGTGCAAGATCGAATGAAGGCGGCGAATATAAAAAAACCTATTTTTGTAGGCGGCATCATTCCGCCCGACGATGCAAAGGCACTTTTGGATTCGGGAGTCGCGGCGGTATTTGGACCCGGATCTTCCATCAAAGAAATTTCCGATCGTATTCATGAACTGGTGGATCACGCATGA